In Serratia marcescens subsp. marcescens ATCC 13880, a single genomic region encodes these proteins:
- a CDS encoding HD domain-containing protein, translated as MSSAVPALDFGSMTQTIQFLMEIDKLKGVQRRTKVLGTQRQENSAEHSWHFAIAAMSLAPYAGDDVDIQRVIQMALLHDIVEIDAGDVLVYDLAARAAIHDQEVAAARRLFGMLPEAQREYFTALWQEYEDGESADARFALLLDRTMPMLMNLHNEGQSWVENGISLEQVLARNASIADVHPELWHHMEQHLRDAQRKGWLK; from the coding sequence ATGTCATCCGCTGTACCCGCGTTAGATTTCGGTTCAATGACCCAGACCATCCAGTTCCTGATGGAAATCGATAAGTTGAAAGGCGTACAACGCCGCACCAAGGTGCTGGGCACCCAGCGCCAGGAAAACTCCGCCGAACACAGCTGGCACTTCGCCATCGCCGCCATGAGCCTGGCCCCGTACGCCGGTGATGACGTAGACATTCAGCGCGTGATCCAGATGGCGCTGCTGCATGACATCGTGGAAATCGACGCCGGCGACGTGCTGGTCTACGATCTGGCGGCCCGCGCGGCGATCCACGATCAGGAAGTAGCGGCGGCGCGCCGTCTGTTCGGCATGTTGCCGGAGGCTCAGCGCGAGTATTTCACCGCTTTATGGCAGGAATATGAAGACGGCGAAAGCGCCGATGCGCGCTTCGCCTTGCTGCTGGATCGCACCATGCCGATGCTGATGAATCTGCACAATGAAGGCCAGAGCTGGGTGGAAAACGGCATCAGCCTGGAGCAGGTGCTGGCGCGCAATGCGTCTATCGCCGACGTACACCCCGAGCTGTGGCACCATATGGAGCAACATCTGCGGGACGCGCAGCGCAAAGGCTGGTTGAAGTAA
- a CDS encoding DUF2165 family protein encodes MIVRLSKALLVCAIALFASLVAFGNLTDYGSNFAFVRHVFMMDTIFPDATIGYRSIQTPWLHHAGYIFIIALESLTALLCWIGGLRLLGGLKLPAKAFNGRKKWAVAGLTLGFLTWQVGFMSIGGEWFGMWMSPQWNGVPSAFRFFVTIILVLIYLVQRDGELDE; translated from the coding sequence ATGATCGTTCGCTTATCCAAAGCGCTGCTGGTCTGCGCTATCGCCTTGTTCGCTTCGCTGGTGGCCTTCGGTAATCTCACCGACTACGGCTCCAACTTCGCCTTCGTGCGCCACGTCTTTATGATGGACACGATTTTCCCCGACGCCACCATCGGCTACCGCTCGATACAGACGCCGTGGCTGCATCACGCCGGTTATATTTTCATCATTGCGCTGGAGAGCCTGACCGCGCTGCTGTGCTGGATTGGCGGCCTGCGCCTGCTGGGCGGCCTGAAACTGCCCGCCAAAGCTTTCAACGGCCGAAAAAAATGGGCGGTAGCGGGGCTGACGCTGGGCTTCCTTACCTGGCAAGTCGGTTTTATGTCGATTGGGGGCGAGTGGTTCGGCATGTGGATGTCGCCGCAATGGAACGGCGTGCCGAGCGCGTTTCGCTTCTTCGTCACCATCATTCTGGTGCTGATTTATCTGGTGCAGCGCGACGGGGAATTGGACGAGTAA
- the trhA gene encoding PAQR family membrane homeostasis protein TrhA, whose product MGKTDVVKAGSNKIVAAAYPWAEEIANSISHGIGLVFGIVGLVLLLVQAVNTGADATAITSYSLYGGSMILLFLASTLYHAIPHQKAKHWLKKFDHCAIYLLIAGTYTPFLLVGLDSPLAKGLMAVIWGLALLGVLFKLAFAHRFEALSLVTYLTMGWLSLIVIYQLVTRLEAGGVTLLAIGGVVYTLGVIFYASKRIRFGHAIWHAFVLGGSACHFMAIYLYV is encoded by the coding sequence ATGGGGAAAACGGACGTAGTGAAAGCCGGGAGCAATAAGATTGTCGCCGCGGCTTATCCGTGGGCGGAAGAGATCGCCAACAGCATCAGCCACGGCATCGGGCTGGTGTTCGGCATCGTCGGCCTGGTATTGCTGTTGGTGCAGGCGGTGAATACCGGCGCCGATGCGACGGCCATCACCAGTTACAGCCTGTACGGCGGCAGCATGATCCTGCTGTTTCTCGCTTCTACGCTGTACCATGCGATTCCGCATCAAAAGGCCAAGCATTGGCTGAAAAAATTTGACCACTGCGCCATTTATCTCCTGATCGCCGGCACTTACACCCCGTTCTTGCTGGTAGGGCTGGATTCGCCGCTGGCGAAGGGCCTGATGGCGGTAATCTGGGGGTTGGCGCTGCTCGGCGTGCTGTTCAAGCTGGCCTTCGCCCACCGTTTTGAAGCCCTGTCGCTGGTGACCTATCTGACGATGGGCTGGCTGTCGCTGATCGTGATTTATCAGCTGGTTACGCGGCTGGAGGCCGGCGGCGTCACGCTGCTGGCGATCGGCGGGGTGGTCTATACCCTGGGCGTGATTTTCTACGCCTCCAAGCGCATTCGCTTTGGCCACGCCATCTGGCACGCCTTCGTGCTCGGCGGCAGCGCCTGCCACTTCATGGCGATCTACCTGTACGTCTAA
- the ygfZ gene encoding tRNA-modifying protein YgfZ: protein MAHNIPFPPRQPSASTHLPLTLISLEDWALVTLNGPDTVKYLQGQVTADIDALSADQHVLCAHCDAKGKMWSNLRLFHRGEGFAYLERRSVLDSQLAEIKKYAVFSKVTIAADNDVVLLGVAGFQARAALTGLFATLPDAEHPVVQDGETTILHFAAPAERFLLVTRPAVAEQLIGKLHDQAELNDSSQWLALEIEAGYPVIDAANSAQLIPQATNLQALEGISFSKGCYTGQEMVARAKFRGANKRALYWLEGKAARAPQAAEDLELQLGENWRRTGTVLASSQLADGTLWVQVVMNNDLDADSKLRVRDDAASQLAIKPLPYSLAEEK, encoded by the coding sequence ATGGCGCATAACATTCCATTCCCACCCCGTCAGCCCTCCGCTTCCACCCATCTTCCCCTGACGCTGATCTCGCTGGAAGATTGGGCGCTGGTGACGCTGAACGGGCCGGACACGGTGAAATATCTCCAGGGCCAGGTGACGGCGGACATCGACGCGCTGTCGGCCGATCAACACGTGCTGTGCGCCCACTGCGACGCCAAGGGCAAAATGTGGAGCAACCTGCGTCTGTTCCACCGAGGCGAAGGCTTCGCCTATCTGGAACGCCGCAGCGTGCTGGACAGCCAACTGGCGGAAATCAAAAAATACGCGGTGTTCTCCAAAGTCACTATCGCCGCCGATAATGACGTGGTATTGCTGGGCGTCGCCGGTTTCCAGGCGCGCGCCGCGCTGACGGGCCTGTTCGCCACATTGCCGGACGCCGAGCACCCGGTGGTGCAGGACGGCGAGACCACGATTCTGCACTTCGCTGCGCCGGCGGAACGTTTTCTGCTGGTGACCCGCCCCGCCGTAGCCGAACAGCTGATCGGCAAATTGCATGACCAGGCGGAACTGAATGACAGCAGCCAATGGCTGGCGCTGGAGATCGAAGCCGGTTATCCGGTTATCGACGCCGCCAACAGCGCGCAGCTGATCCCGCAGGCCACCAACCTGCAGGCGCTGGAAGGCATCAGCTTCAGCAAGGGTTGCTATACCGGTCAGGAGATGGTGGCGCGCGCCAAATTCCGCGGCGCCAACAAGCGGGCGCTCTACTGGCTGGAAGGTAAAGCGGCCCGCGCCCCGCAGGCGGCGGAGGATCTGGAGCTGCAGTTGGGGGAAAACTGGCGCCGCACCGGCACCGTACTGGCGTCGAGTCAGTTGGCCGACGGCACGCTGTGGGTACAGGTGGTGATGAACAACGATCTGGATGCCGACAGCAAGCTGCGGGTGCGCGATGATGCCGCCAGCCAGCTGGCGATCAAACCGTTGCCCTACTCGCTGGCCGAAGAGAAATAA